The Pseudomonadota bacterium region GACCCCGAAGCCTTCTCGCGAAAGGAGTTCGGCGAGCGCCCGCATGTCCTCACGCAGACGCTGCGAAAAGCGCGCGTAGTCGTCTTCTTCGAAATGATCTCTATCGATGTTCAGGCCCAAGCTCGCATCCTGTGTGAACGGGATAGGACATCCAACGCGGTGCGTAGATTTTACAAGCACGCGTCAGGATATGGAAAGTGGCAGATTGCGCACCCACAGGGGTGGATTGAGGCCGCTGGCGGGCGACGGAGCAGCGGCAAAGCGTGGTGATGGGTGCTTCGGGGGCTCGCGGTGCTTTCGCTCAAGGTCGAGCTGATCCCACTGATCGAGCAGCTCTTCCCGGGCGGTTCGGATTGATCTCTCTACGAATGGGTGAGAGCAAGGTACAAAAGGTGTGGAGTGACTCTCTTTCCTTGGAGTCACTCCATCATCACTCCGAGGTCACTGCATCGATCCCTTACTCTCTGAAGGGGAAGTGTCAGGTGCAGTCGGCGCAGTGCCCTGATCCGAAGTGTTCTTTTGCCAGTCGGGTGAGTCCCCGCAACCGGCCATCAGCAACGCAACCAACGCCGCGGTTGGGATCAGTAATTGGTTCATGTGGTACCTCCGTTTTGCCTAGCTTACCGCTTACCGTCGTCTAGCTTGTTTGGTGCCCTGGACGACCCGCCCGCAAGGCCGTCAGATTACGGCCCGGGCGGGTCGGTCCTTCCCAGCAGCGAGACTGCCGGATCCAGAGGCGGTTTAGCTGCCCTCGCCTTCGCTCTTAGGCACGATGGCCGCATATTCCTCTTGACTCAACAGGCCATCGGTATTCGTGTCGGCCTTGGGGAACACATCGACGAGGGGCGGAAAGGCCGCGGCTTCCGAAGCGCTGATAGCTCCATTGCGGTCCACGTCCAGTTCGTTAAACTCAGGGACCGCCGCTGCCGATCCTTCGGGTGTTGTCGACTCTTGCGGAATGGCACTCGGGTTCACCGGGTCCATCTGCTCTTCTGCCATCGCTAAGCCGGAGCTGCACAGTAAGACGACCGCGGCAGGAATAAACGTAGTGGTTAACTTCATGGTGACCTCCTTAAAAGTCAAGGTTCAGTTTTTTTTCACAACCGGCGGGCGACGCCGCCTCAAGAACACTTGTGTCAAACCGTGTACCAGGTCCCGGCTTCTCTAAAGTTCTGTTGTGCATTCAAGAGGATAGAAGAATCCTTCGGCAGCGAAACGGCGGCCGCGTGAGGATCGAAGTGTGGCTGGCCGGCCATAAGCCGAGGCCCTGAATTCGACAACTGGCTGATAATTCGAGACAACCCAGGTGTGTCCCCGTGGACACGCCCTAGTCCGAGGCGCGAAACCGATCGGGATCTAAGTCATAGCGGCGCAGCAACTGATAAAACTTGCTACGCTCGCGGCGGGCGAGGCGCGCGGCGTGGCTCACGTTGCCCTGCGTGGTTTGCAACAGTCGCACGAGGTATTCGCGCTCGAAGCGTTCCCGAGCGTGAGTCAACGAGAGCGTCTCGGCCGGTTTCTCGCGCAGGGCCGATTGCACCAGGGAGGCGGGGATGATCGGGGTGGTAGCCAGCGCGAGTGTTTGCTCCACGATATTCTGCAACTGCCGCACATTACCTGGCCAAGGTGCCTCGATGAGGAGTTCCATGGCCTCGGGCGCGAATCCTCTGACCCGCTGTTCGGCGTCCCCTTGAAGTTTGTTCCGGAAATGGGCGACCAAGAGCGGGATGTCTTCGCGGCGTTCTGACAGCAGCGGGATAGTCAGCCTCACGACATTCAGGCGGTAATAGAGATCCTCCCGGAACCGGCCGTTCGCGACTTCCTGCTCCAACTCGCGATGGGTGGCCGAGATGATGCGGACGTCCACGGGCAGGGTGCGCGTCGACCCCACCGGCCGCACCTCTTTTTCTTGCAAGGATCGCAATAGCTTCGCTTGGACGCCTTGCGGCATGTCTCCGATCTCGTCCAGAAACAACGTCCCGCCTTGGGCTGCCTGAAACAGGCCTTGGTGGTCGCGGATCGTGCCGGTAAAGGATCCTTTGTTGTGTCCGAACAGCTCGGATTCGAGGAGCGATTCGGGGATCGCGGTGCAATTGACAGGAACAAAAGGCCGACCCGTCCGGCGGCTGGCCCGGTGGATCGCGCGGGCTAGCAATTCCTTTCCGGTGCCGTTTGCCCCCTGAAGCAGCACACTCGCCTCCGATTGGGCGACTTGCCACACTTGGCCGAGTAGTGCCTCCATGGCAGCGCTGCGGGTGAGGATGTCGCGCCGCCAGTGAGAGTCCGCTAGGTCGGTTTCCTCCGGTTTACGCGTGGCGGCGGCAATGCGCAGGGCTTTGTTGACCCACTCGAGCAGCTCTTTGCTGTCATAGGGTTTGGTCAGGTAACCGAAGACGCCGCGCTGGGTTGCTCCCACGGCGTCGGGGATCGTCCCATGCGCCGTCAAGATCAGCACCGGGAGGGTGGGGTGTTGCGCGTGGATGAGCGCAAACAGAGCCATTCCATCCATGCCCTCCATACGCAGATCGGTGATCACGAGCTGGGGCCTAAAGACACATAGGCGCGCTAAAGCCTGCTCGCCGCTCGCGACAGCCTCGACCTCATAGCCAGTCGTGGTCAGGCGGATCCGCAGCAAGTGCAAGAGTCCCGGATCATCGTCGACCAACAGGATCCGCGCTTTATTCGACATCGTCTAAAGGCAGCGTTGGCGGCCTTTTCCTCTCGGTGATGGTCTTCTCGATCGCCTTGATGGCGTTCAGTTGCCGTTGCAGGGTCCGGTGCTGAATCTGTTCGGCCTGCCACCGCTGCTGCAACCGT contains the following coding sequences:
- a CDS encoding sigma 54-interacting transcriptional regulator, with amino-acid sequence MSNKARILLVDDDPGLLHLLRIRLTTTGYEVEAVASGEQALARLCVFRPQLVITDLRMEGMDGMALFALIHAQHPTLPVLILTAHGTIPDAVGATQRGVFGYLTKPYDSKELLEWVNKALRIAAATRKPEETDLADSHWRRDILTRSAAMEALLGQVWQVAQSEASVLLQGANGTGKELLARAIHRASRRTGRPFVPVNCTAIPESLLESELFGHNKGSFTGTIRDHQGLFQAAQGGTLFLDEIGDMPQGVQAKLLRSLQEKEVRPVGSTRTLPVDVRIISATHRELEQEVANGRFREDLYYRLNVVRLTIPLLSERREDIPLLVAHFRNKLQGDAEQRVRGFAPEAMELLIEAPWPGNVRQLQNIVEQTLALATTPIIPASLVQSALREKPAETLSLTHARERFEREYLVRLLQTTQGNVSHAARLARRERSKFYQLLRRYDLDPDRFRASD